Proteins encoded in a region of the Brevundimonas vesicularis genome:
- a CDS encoding long-chain-acyl-CoA synthetase, whose translation MGFVANIRRDVRFARGLFRLLKRIKPIELDSDVLLCDDFEEAVDKFADNIAIDDGQRTLTYRDLDAMANRFAHWAKNRGLRRSDTIALMMTNRIEYLAAWIGFSKVGIATALINTNLNGQGLAHCLAISKAFNVVADEDCWRQIEEARPLVDHNLALWVLGLTDDLETSDRRGLDKPVRGGSSVRPSKSAREGLTNRDTALYIYTSGTTGLPKAARIPHSRARTYMRAFAGATRSTPEDRIFNVLPLYHSTGGLVGVGAALLNGARLVIRKKFSASTFWPDVRSSGATMFVYIGELCRYLVNCPPHEDETKHKLRLAFGNGLRADVWPDFQSRFKIPDILEFYGSTEGNVSLFNFDGKQGAIGRVPSFLKSQINIRLVEFDVDTEQPIRGSDGLCRLARVGEVGEAIGLIGNDIRHDFSGYADKAASQKKILTDVFKKGDRWFRTGDLMKQDKEGYFYFVDRMGDTFRWKGENVSTSEVEQVLMDAPGVTEAIVYGVPVPAQDGKAGMAALVVEGKFDAQAFSDHVEAKLPAYAQPVFVRLIKSAETTGTFKYRKADLVVDGFDPSKTGAALYVRGGAAGYQKLTAAGRNAILKGESRL comes from the coding sequence ATGGGTTTTGTAGCCAATATCCGTAGGGATGTCCGGTTCGCGCGCGGCCTGTTCCGTCTGTTGAAACGCATCAAGCCGATCGAGTTGGACAGCGACGTCCTGCTCTGCGACGACTTTGAAGAAGCGGTCGACAAGTTCGCCGACAACATCGCCATCGACGACGGTCAGCGCACCCTGACCTATCGCGACCTGGACGCCATGGCGAACCGCTTCGCCCACTGGGCCAAGAACCGCGGCCTTCGTCGCAGCGACACCATCGCCCTGATGATGACCAACCGGATCGAGTATCTGGCGGCGTGGATCGGCTTCTCCAAGGTCGGCATCGCCACGGCCCTGATCAACACCAATCTGAACGGACAGGGGCTGGCTCACTGCCTGGCCATCTCCAAGGCCTTCAACGTCGTCGCGGACGAGGATTGCTGGCGTCAGATCGAGGAGGCGCGGCCTCTGGTCGATCACAACCTGGCGCTCTGGGTTCTGGGCTTGACCGACGATCTGGAGACCAGCGACCGTCGCGGCCTGGACAAGCCCGTGCGCGGCGGGTCTTCGGTGCGGCCGTCCAAGTCGGCGCGCGAAGGCCTGACCAACCGCGACACCGCTCTTTATATCTACACCTCCGGCACGACCGGCCTGCCCAAGGCGGCGCGCATCCCGCATTCGCGCGCCCGGACCTATATGCGCGCCTTCGCCGGCGCCACGCGTTCGACGCCCGAGGACCGGATCTTCAATGTCCTTCCGCTGTATCACTCGACCGGCGGTCTGGTCGGGGTGGGCGCAGCGCTGCTGAACGGCGCGCGGCTGGTGATCCGCAAGAAGTTCTCGGCCAGCACCTTCTGGCCCGACGTGCGCTCGTCGGGCGCGACCATGTTCGTCTATATCGGCGAGCTGTGCCGCTATCTGGTCAATTGCCCGCCGCACGAGGACGAGACCAAGCACAAGCTGCGTCTGGCGTTCGGCAACGGCCTGCGCGCCGATGTCTGGCCCGACTTCCAGAGCCGGTTCAAGATTCCTGACATCCTGGAGTTCTACGGCTCGACAGAAGGCAATGTCTCGCTGTTCAACTTCGACGGCAAACAGGGCGCAATCGGTCGGGTGCCGAGCTTCCTGAAGTCGCAGATCAATATCCGCCTGGTCGAGTTCGACGTTGATACCGAACAGCCGATCCGCGGCTCGGACGGCCTGTGTCGCCTGGCGCGCGTCGGCGAGGTCGGCGAGGCCATCGGACTGATCGGCAACGACATCCGCCACGACTTCTCGGGCTATGCCGACAAGGCCGCCTCGCAGAAGAAGATCCTGACCGACGTGTTCAAGAAGGGCGACCGCTGGTTCCGCACCGGCGACCTGATGAAGCAGGACAAGGAAGGCTATTTCTACTTCGTCGATCGGATGGGCGACACGTTCCGCTGGAAGGGCGAGAACGTCTCGACCTCTGAGGTCGAACAGGTGCTGATGGACGCACCGGGCGTGACCGAAGCCATCGTCTATGGCGTGCCCGTTCCGGCCCAGGACGGCAAGGCCGGCATGGCGGCCCTGGTGGTGGAAGGCAAGTTCGACGCCCAGGCCTTCTCCGACCATGTCGAGGCCAAGCTGCCCGCCTATGCTCAGCCGGTCTTCGTGCGGTTGATCAAATCGGCGGAGACGACCGGCACCTTCAAATACCGCAAGGCCGATCTGGTGGTCGACGGGTTCGACCCGTCCAAGACCGGCGCCGCCCTCTATGTGCGGGGCGGGGCTGCGGGCTATCAGAAGCTGACGGCGGCCGGGCGCAACGCCATCCTGAAGGGTGAAAGCCGTCTGTAA
- the cysD gene encoding sulfate adenylyltransferase subunit CysD → MAFDGDAPVTTATLTKKPAALSTPRLTHLQRLEAESIHILREVAAEAERPVMLYSIGKDSAIMLHLAKKAFYPSRPPFPLLHVDTTWKFRAMYAMREQAAADLGVELLVHQNPDALARGINPFDHGSALHTDLWKTEGLKQALDHYGFDAAFGGARRDEEKSRAKERIFSFRTAEHRWDPKNQRPELWRLYNTRKKPGESIRVFPISNWTELDVWQYIHLERIPIVPLYLAAERPVVERDGALIMVDDDRFRLRPGETPQMKSVRFRTLGCYPLTGAVESTAATLPEVIQEMLLTTTSERQGRMIDHDQSASMEKKKQEGYF, encoded by the coding sequence ATGGCGTTCGACGGAGACGCCCCGGTGACCACCGCCACCCTGACCAAAAAACCTGCCGCCCTTTCCACGCCGCGCCTGACCCACCTCCAGCGTCTGGAGGCCGAAAGCATCCACATCCTGCGCGAGGTGGCGGCCGAGGCCGAACGTCCGGTCATGCTGTACTCGATCGGCAAGGACTCAGCCATCATGCTGCATCTGGCGAAGAAGGCCTTCTATCCGTCCAGGCCGCCCTTCCCGCTTCTGCACGTCGACACGACGTGGAAGTTTCGCGCCATGTACGCGATGCGCGAACAGGCGGCGGCCGATCTGGGCGTCGAGCTGCTGGTCCACCAGAACCCCGACGCCCTCGCACGCGGCATCAACCCCTTCGATCACGGCTCGGCCCTACACACGGACCTGTGGAAGACCGAAGGTCTGAAACAGGCCCTGGACCATTACGGCTTTGACGCGGCCTTCGGCGGCGCCCGTCGCGACGAGGAGAAGTCGCGCGCCAAAGAACGCATCTTTTCCTTCCGCACGGCCGAACACCGTTGGGACCCCAAGAACCAGCGCCCCGAACTCTGGCGGCTCTACAACACGCGCAAAAAGCCCGGTGAGAGCATCCGCGTCTTCCCGATCTCAAACTGGACCGAGCTGGACGTCTGGCAATACATCCACCTGGAGCGGATCCCCATTGTGCCTCTCTACCTCGCCGCCGAAAGGCCGGTGGTGGAGCGTGACGGCGCCCTGATCATGGTCGATGACGACCGGTTCCGACTGCGTCCCGGCGAGACGCCGCAGATGAAGTCCGTGCGCTTCCGCACCCTGGGCTGCTACCCCCTGACCGGCGCGGTCGAGAGCACGGCCGCGACCCTGCCCGAGGTGATCCAGGAAATGCTTCTGACCACCACCTCCGAGCGACAGGGGCGGATGATCGACCACGACCAGTCCGCCTCGATGGAGAAGAAGAAGCAGGAGGGCTATTTCTAA
- a CDS encoding lipocalin family protein translates to MSSLKSLAASAAAAIALAGCVTAPSPSEYRAPQPAKPVDVQRLWSGRWHEIARLPDRLTDGCVAGASIYTPVEGTRVDVRDTCQVGTPDGKEKAIGGRGEILDPGTNAKLRVKYLAGFVTWDYWVLDRADDYSWFISADPTFNRLFIYTRDLPSEQQVRALTERARALGYDVSRLEFPAQPAR, encoded by the coding sequence ATGTCCAGCCTGAAATCCCTCGCCGCATCAGCCGCCGCCGCGATCGCGCTGGCGGGATGCGTGACCGCACCGTCGCCTTCCGAATATCGCGCGCCCCAGCCGGCCAAGCCGGTGGATGTGCAGCGTCTGTGGTCCGGGCGCTGGCATGAGATCGCGCGTCTGCCGGATCGGTTGACCGACGGCTGCGTCGCCGGCGCGTCGATCTATACGCCGGTGGAGGGCACGCGGGTCGATGTGCGCGACACCTGTCAGGTCGGCACGCCGGACGGCAAGGAAAAGGCCATCGGCGGACGGGGCGAAATCCTCGATCCGGGCACTAACGCCAAGCTGAGGGTCAAATATCTGGCCGGGTTCGTCACCTGGGATTATTGGGTGTTGGACCGGGCGGACGACTACAGCTGGTTCATCTCGGCTGATCCGACCTTCAATCGCCTGTTCATCTATACGCGCGACCTGCCCAGCGAGCAGCAGGTGCGCGCCTTGACTGAACGGGCGCGGGCCCTGGGGTACGACGTCAGTCGTCTGGAGTTCCCGGCCCAACCGGCGCGGTAA
- the motA gene encoding flagellar motor stator protein MotA, which translates to MFQIIGIVLLFGLVFGSYAISGGKFEVILHAAPHELMAIGGAGIAAFLISNSLPVIKGSMAGLGKTFAGPKWKKQDYKDLLSLLFQLTKTMKSKGVVALESHIEKPKESTIFQKYPKVLKDHFAVDFICDTLRMMTMNLEDPHQVEDAMEKQLEKHHHEHLENAHALQNLADGLPALGIVAAVLGVIKTMGSITEPPEVLGGMIGGALVGTFMGVFLAYGLVGPFAARLTAIINEEAAYYKIIQSVLVAHLHGNAAQISVEIGRGDIPSSAQPSFGEMEEALNSITAD; encoded by the coding sequence ATGTTCCAGATCATCGGCATCGTGCTGCTGTTCGGCCTCGTCTTCGGCAGCTACGCCATTTCGGGCGGCAAGTTCGAAGTGATTCTGCACGCCGCGCCGCACGAGCTGATGGCCATCGGCGGGGCTGGCATCGCCGCCTTCCTGATCTCCAACTCGCTGCCGGTGATCAAGGGCTCCATGGCGGGGCTGGGCAAGACCTTCGCCGGGCCGAAGTGGAAGAAGCAGGACTATAAGGACTTGCTGTCGCTGCTGTTCCAGCTGACCAAGACGATGAAGTCCAAGGGCGTGGTGGCGCTGGAAAGCCACATCGAAAAGCCCAAGGAATCGACCATCTTCCAGAAGTACCCCAAGGTGCTGAAGGACCATTTCGCCGTCGATTTCATCTGCGACACCCTGCGGATGATGACGATGAACCTGGAGGATCCGCACCAGGTCGAGGATGCGATGGAAAAGCAGCTCGAAAAGCATCACCACGAGCATCTGGAAAACGCCCACGCGCTTCAGAACCTAGCCGACGGTCTGCCTGCGCTAGGTATCGTCGCCGCCGTGCTGGGTGTCATCAAGACCATGGGTTCGATCACCGAGCCGCCTGAGGTTCTGGGCGGCATGATCGGCGGCGCCCTGGTCGGCACCTTCATGGGCGTGTTCTTGGCCTATGGTCTGGTCGGTCCGTTCGCGGCGCGCCTGACGGCCATCATCAACGAGGAAGCCGCCTACTATAAGATCATCCAGTCGGTGCTGGTCGCCCACCTGCACGGCAACGCCGCGCAGATTTCGGTCGAGATCGGCCGAGGCGACATCCCGTCATCGGCGCAGCCGTCGTTTGGCGAGATGGAAGAGGCGCTGAACAGCATCACTGCCGACTGA
- a CDS encoding PQQ-dependent sugar dehydrogenase: MRSPRTVLFASTLLATVIGLGACAGGTALPVSAGFGPDPQLPAPRQGLLPTVNIAPASSWPEGATPVAAAGLRVQAFATGLDHPRWLYRLPNGDILVAESNAPPKPEDKKGGLRGWVMGKVMAKAGAGVPSPNKIVLLRDADGDGAAEIKTDFLTGLNSPFGMALVGDRLYVANADAVVAFPYRSGQTRIDAAATKVADLPAGRNHHWTKSLVASPDGRRLYVGVGSNSNVGENGLDEEVDRAAILEIDPATGARQVYASGLRNPVGMDWNPQTGELWVAVNERDEIGDDLVPDYMTSVTPGGFYGWPWSYYGQTVDTRPPANPAMVARAIRPDYALGAHTASLGLTFGQGASLLPPALRSGVFVGQHGSWNRSVRSGYKVIFVPFVDGRPAGPPQDVLTGFLNARGQAQGRPVGVQIDREGALLVADDVGNVIWRVSGA, translated from the coding sequence ATGCGCTCGCCACGGACGGTTTTGTTCGCCTCGACATTGCTCGCGACGGTGATCGGTTTGGGAGCCTGCGCGGGCGGGACAGCCTTGCCCGTTTCGGCCGGGTTTGGTCCGGACCCACAGCTGCCGGCGCCGCGTCAGGGCTTGCTGCCCACCGTCAATATCGCCCCGGCGTCGAGCTGGCCCGAAGGCGCGACGCCGGTCGCGGCGGCGGGATTGCGCGTACAGGCGTTCGCGACAGGCCTGGATCACCCGCGCTGGCTCTATCGCCTGCCCAACGGCGATATTCTGGTCGCGGAGTCGAACGCGCCGCCGAAGCCCGAAGACAAGAAAGGCGGTCTGCGTGGCTGGGTGATGGGCAAGGTCATGGCCAAGGCCGGCGCCGGTGTCCCGAGCCCCAACAAGATCGTCCTGCTGCGGGACGCGGACGGCGATGGGGCGGCGGAGATCAAGACCGATTTCCTGACCGGACTGAACTCGCCGTTCGGCATGGCTCTGGTCGGCGACCGGCTGTACGTCGCTAACGCCGATGCGGTGGTGGCCTTTCCGTATCGGAGCGGCCAGACGCGCATCGACGCTGCGGCCACGAAGGTCGCGGACCTACCTGCCGGCCGCAATCATCACTGGACCAAGAGCTTGGTCGCCAGCCCGGACGGCCGGCGGCTTTATGTCGGAGTTGGATCGAACTCCAACGTCGGCGAAAACGGCCTGGATGAGGAAGTCGATCGCGCCGCCATACTGGAGATCGATCCAGCGACGGGCGCGCGGCAGGTCTATGCCTCGGGCCTGCGCAATCCGGTCGGCATGGACTGGAACCCGCAGACGGGCGAGCTGTGGGTGGCGGTCAACGAGCGTGATGAGATCGGCGACGATCTGGTGCCCGACTATATGACGTCGGTGACGCCGGGCGGCTTCTACGGCTGGCCGTGGAGCTATTACGGCCAGACTGTCGATACGCGCCCACCCGCCAATCCGGCGATGGTCGCGCGCGCGATCCGGCCGGATTACGCCCTGGGCGCGCACACGGCGTCGCTGGGGCTGACATTCGGACAAGGCGCGAGCCTGTTGCCGCCAGCCTTGCGCTCAGGCGTTTTCGTCGGCCAGCATGGATCGTGGAACCGCAGCGTGCGCAGCGGCTACAAGGTGATCTTCGTGCCGTTCGTCGATGGGCGTCCCGCCGGGCCGCCGCAGGATGTTCTGACCGGATTTCTGAACGCCCGGGGTCAGGCGCAAGGCCGGCCCGTCGGGGTGCAGATCGACCGAGAAGGCGCCCTGCTGGTCGCCGATGATGTGGGCAATGTCATCTGGCGCGTCAGCGGCGCCTGA
- the cysN gene encoding sulfate adenylyltransferase subunit CysN produces the protein MAHQSDLIARDIDAYLDAHRHKSLLRFITCGSVDDGKSTLIGRLLYDSKMIFEDQMAALEADSRRVGTQGGDIDFALLVDGLAAEREQGITIDVAYRFFSTEKRKFIVADTPGHEQYTRNMVTGASTADAAVILIDARRGVLTQTRRHAYLVSLLGIRHVILAVNKMDLMGWSRSAFDAIVADFRAFAGQIGLKTFDAIPMSALRGDNITEPSAHSPWYAGPPLMSLLETLKVGDALQADPFRLPVQWVNRPNLDFRGFSGQIAAGTVRPGDPVRVLPSGKASTVARIVTADGDLDQAVAGQSITLTLDDEIDVSRGDVLASAGAPPEAADQFEATVVWMDDEPLLPGRPYLLKIGAKLVGATITEPKHKVNVNTLEQQPAKRLELNEIGVCNLSLDAPVAFAPYAQNKDLGGFILIDRISNRTVGAGLLHFALRRAHNIHWQALSVDKAARATIKNQTGRVVWLTGLSGAGKSTIADLVEKRLHADGRHTYLLDGDNIRHGLNRDLGFTEEDRVENIRRVAEVSKLMVDAGLIVLVSFISPFRAERRLARDLLGEGEFVEVHVDTPLAVAEARDVKGLYKKARAGELKNFTGIDSPYEAPETPEIVVDTTTMSPEDAAERIVAWLDGRFSTEDFAI, from the coding sequence ATGGCCCACCAATCAGACCTGATCGCCCGCGACATCGACGCCTATCTGGACGCCCACCGGCACAAGAGCCTGCTGCGCTTCATCACCTGCGGCAGCGTGGACGACGGCAAGTCCACCCTGATCGGCCGCCTGCTCTACGACTCCAAGATGATCTTCGAGGATCAGATGGCGGCGCTGGAGGCGGACAGCCGCCGGGTCGGCACCCAAGGCGGCGACATCGACTTCGCCCTGCTGGTCGACGGCCTGGCCGCCGAGCGGGAGCAGGGCATCACCATCGATGTCGCCTATCGCTTCTTCTCCACCGAAAAGCGGAAGTTCATCGTCGCGGACACGCCGGGCCACGAACAATACACCCGCAACATGGTCACTGGCGCCTCCACGGCCGACGCCGCCGTCATCCTGATCGACGCCCGGCGCGGCGTGCTGACCCAGACCCGCCGCCACGCCTATCTGGTCAGCCTTCTGGGCATCCGCCATGTGATCCTGGCGGTCAACAAGATGGACCTCATGGGCTGGTCTCGGTCCGCGTTCGACGCCATCGTCGCCGACTTCCGCGCCTTCGCCGGTCAGATCGGGCTGAAGACGTTCGACGCCATTCCGATGTCGGCCCTGCGCGGCGACAACATCACCGAGCCCAGCGCTCATTCGCCATGGTACGCCGGCCCGCCGCTGATGAGCCTGTTGGAGACGCTGAAGGTCGGCGACGCTCTTCAGGCCGATCCGTTCCGCCTGCCGGTGCAGTGGGTCAACCGGCCCAATCTCGACTTCCGCGGCTTCTCCGGCCAGATCGCCGCCGGGACCGTGCGCCCGGGCGATCCCGTCCGCGTCCTGCCGTCGGGCAAGGCCTCGACCGTGGCGCGGATCGTCACCGCCGATGGCGACCTGGATCAGGCCGTCGCCGGTCAGTCGATCACCCTGACCCTGGACGACGAGATCGATGTCTCACGCGGCGACGTCCTGGCCAGCGCCGGCGCCCCGCCTGAGGCTGCCGACCAGTTCGAGGCCACCGTGGTCTGGATGGACGACGAGCCCCTGCTGCCGGGCCGGCCTTACCTGCTCAAGATCGGCGCAAAGCTGGTGGGCGCCACGATCACCGAGCCCAAGCACAAGGTGAACGTCAACACCCTGGAGCAACAACCGGCCAAGCGCCTGGAACTGAACGAGATCGGCGTCTGCAACCTGTCGCTGGACGCCCCCGTCGCCTTCGCCCCGTATGCCCAGAACAAGGATCTGGGCGGTTTCATCCTGATCGACCGGATCTCGAACCGGACGGTCGGGGCGGGTTTGCTGCACTTCGCCCTGCGCCGCGCCCACAACATCCACTGGCAGGCCCTGTCGGTGGACAAGGCCGCGCGCGCCACGATCAAAAACCAGACGGGCCGCGTCGTCTGGCTGACCGGCCTGTCGGGCGCGGGCAAATCGACCATCGCCGATCTGGTGGAAAAGCGGCTGCACGCCGACGGTCGTCACACCTATCTGCTGGACGGCGACAATATCCGCCACGGCCTGAACCGCGATTTGGGATTCACCGAAGAGGACCGGGTCGAGAACATCCGCCGCGTCGCCGAGGTGTCGAAACTGATGGTGGACGCCGGGCTGATCGTCCTGGTCAGCTTCATCTCGCCCTTCCGCGCCGAACGCCGTCTGGCCCGCGACCTGCTGGGCGAGGGCGAGTTCGTCGAGGTCCACGTCGACACGCCGCTTGCGGTCGCTGAAGCCCGCGACGTCAAGGGCCTGTACAAGAAGGCCCGCGCGGGAGAGCTCAAGAACTTCACCGGCATCGACAGCCCTTACGAAGCCCCCGAGACGCCCGAGATCGTCGTGGACACCACAACCATGTCGCCCGAGGACGCCGCCGAGCGCATCGTCGCCTGGCTGGATGGGCGCTTCTCGACCGAGGACTTCGCCATCTAG